CCAAAAACGATCGTTTCTGCACCGGTTGGCGGTATGTCGCGTGACCCGCGTAAGTTGGCGGCGGAAGGGCGGCCAAAACCCCCACCGAAACCGAAACCCGTGATAGACCGTTTTCGGCTGAGCCGGTAGGCTGGTGGTGAGATGAAAGGAGGCAGGCCATGGCTGAGGTGACAGCGACTCGCGTGCGGTTCCGCGACGTCAAGCCCTATGACGCGCCCGTGTCGCTCGACGAGCTGCGCGGACCCTATGACGGGCCCATCGACCTGCCTCACTCTGTGCGCTGGCAGGCTGATCGGCTCGGTGTGGACGTGTCGAACCTGGGCTGGCGTCGTATGGCCTACCAGGCGCTGCTCGCTGAGGGGACGACCAGCGAGCAGCGCCGCTTGATGAACCGGGATCGGCTCATCGAGACGTGGCCGATCCTGAACATGGACCCGCGCGTGCGCGTCTTGTGGGAGGGACGGTTCCCCCGGCTTCGGGTGGCCGTGTGAGCGGTGACCAGGAGGAGCAACGGCGCATCACGCGCCTAGCCCTAGAGGCCGCCGGCGACGATGCCGGCTTCGCCCTGGCCGGCTCAGGCGCGATCCGTGAACACGGGCTGATCGACCGGCCCACCGAGGACGTGGACCTGTTCACCGTCCAGCAAGCCGAAACCCGGTTCGGCACGTCGCTTGACCGGATCATCACCGCGTTGCGGGCGGCCGGTTATACCGTGGAGACCCGCCGCCGCCAGGACACGTTCGCCCAGCTCACCATCGTCAGTGAGCAAGGGCGCAGTACCGACATGGATCTGGGCGTGGACTGGCGGGCTCACCCGCCCGTGCGGCTGGAGGTCGGGCCCGTGCTGGCCATCGAGGATGCGGTGGGTAACAAGGTGGGTGCCCTGTTCTCGCGGGCCGAGACCCGCGACTACCTCGACGTGGACGCGATCCGGCGTTCGGGCAGGTACAGCGACAAGGAGTTGCTGAACTTGGCCCGCAAAGCTGATGCCGGCTTCGACCTCGGGTGGTTCGCCCAGAACCTTGACAACGTGGAGCGCATCCAGCCCGAAGAGGTGCGGGTCTACGGTCTGACGGCCAGTCAGCTCGACGACGTGAAGACGCGCACCAAGGCGTGGGCGGCGAGCATTCGCGGCCTAGCCCGGCGGGAGCGTACCCGCAGCGGCCTGCACGAGCGCATCGAGCGGGAGGTGGAACGTCGTCGAGCGGAGCGCGGCGACGACGAGTCGCACCGAGATGGCCCTGTTGGGCGGGGGAGCCGATGACCGTCGTCGGGTACGCGCGTGTGTCCACGCGGGAGCAGAACCCGGCTGCCCAGGAGGCTGAGCTGCGCGCGGCGGGGGCCGAGCGTGTGTTCGTGGACCACGGCGAGTCCAGTCGTGCGGCGGACCGGCCGCAGTGGCTGGCGTGCCGCGACTATCTGCGTTGCGGTGACACGCTGGTGTTCAGGGCGTTGGATCGGCTGGCCGGAAGCGAGGTCATGGCCATCGAGATCGTCCACGATCTGATCGGGCAGGGTGTGAGTATCAGGAGCTTGACGGAGCCGGCGTTGAGCATCGACACGTCGAGCCCGATGGGCCAGGCCATCGTAGGGATCATGGCCGTATTCGCTCAACTGCGCGTGGACACGATCCGGGAGAACACCCGGCGGGGCCTGGCCTACGCGCGGGCCCAGGGCAGAGTCGGCGGCCGCCCCACCGTCATGGGTCCAGAACGGACCGACGCCGCCCTGCGCATGAAAGCCGAGGGCCAGAGCAACGCGCACATCGCCACCGTGCTCGGTGTAAGCACGTCGTCGGTACGCCGAGCCCTCGTCCGAGCCCAGAGCGCCCCTTCGTCCCGATAGCTGCCCCCTTGGTGTGTGGAGGGTCGCGGTCAAGGGTGCCGCTTGGCGGCATCGCGTAGCGACGCGCAGCGCCCTTGACGGCGACCTGGAGCGCACCATCGTGATGGCATCGGGACAAGGGTGATCCCGAAGTGGCACCATGGAGGCACCGAGATTTGAAGGGAGGATGAGCGATGGGGCTCGCGTGGTTGATGATCGCCGGCGTGATCGCCGTGCTCGCGCTCATCCTCATCATCGCGATGTACGGCCTGAGTGCGATCTTCAATCTCGTGGTGTGGTTATTCGCCGGCGCGGTTCGAATGCTTGGCTGGCTAGTTGCGGGCTTGATCCGCCTCGGGGGTTGGGTCGTCTACGGGGTGCGTCGGGTCATTGACCGAATCCGTGACGCTCGACTCTGAGCGAGGACGGGCAGGGAACGCGGTGGCACGTTCTCCCTTGGAGAGCTTGAAGACCTTGCTCGCCTCGGCGCGGGAGATATCGCCGGCAGCGATGAGGGCGGCACCGGCCGTGGCAAGCTCTGTGCTGGCCCGCCGAAGCTCATCGAGAGCCGTCTGAAAGGCGCGCAGCCGCTTCTTCTTCGCCCGCAGCTCCGCCTCGTCTTGGCGTAGCAGGTCGTCGATCAGATCGGGGTCGGACTTGGTGGCCATACGCCCTCCTTCGTCTCGGTGTAGGGGCCGCCGACGGTGGCCCCTAGGGTGTCCCGCGCTGCCCGCGCGGGACACCCTGTACAAGGATCATCGAGGACCGCCTTCGGGCGGCCCTTCCGATTTCGGGTCGTCCGGTTAACCGGACGACCCGTTTCTCATTCTAGCGCCATGCAGACCGTAGGTTGTAGACTGACCCTGACGGGGTAGCAAGCATAGCAACTGTTACACAGTTGCGTGGCCCCCTGGGCACTATGGGCTTCGCCCAAACCCGGTAGGAGTGGACGTATGGCTGAGCAGGGCGCGAAGCGATCGCGAGAGGTCTTCAAGGGTTTGTGGCTCAGTGATGCTGAATGGAAGCGGGTGGAACGGCGTATGGAACTCGCAGAGGCGAGGACGTTCGCCGAGTACGCGCGTCACGCTCTCACTGAGGGGAAGATCGTCGTGCGCCGCGTGGCGTTCGATCCGGCTCCGCTGCGCGCCGAGTTGTCGAGGATCGGCAACAACATCAACCAGATCGCTCGGGCGGTCAACACCGATGATGCAGTGACAGTTGAGCAGATGCGTGCCACGCGGGAGCTGCTGGGACAAGTCCAACGAGCCATTGACGCCGCAACGGAAGCGGGAGCCGAGTGATGGCCATCGTGAAGATGGGACAGATCAAAACGACGCCAGCGAAGGCGCTGGCGTACATCACGCGGCCCGACGCGACCCAGGATGGCGTGTGGATTTCGACTAATGCGGCGGTCATCGATCCGGGTGACTGGCGGGCGATCGCGCGCCAGTTCGCGGCCACGAGTGAGCGTGTCGGAGTGACGAGTCAGCGTGAGGGCAGCGTGCTCGCACACCACGTGATCCAGTCCTTCAAACCAGGGGAAAAGGTCACGGCAGAGCAGGCACACCAGCTCGGTGTGCAGCTCGCGGAGAAGATCACGGGGGGCGGGCACCAGTATGTGATCGCCACTCATCTAGACAAGGGACACATCCACAATCACATCATCTTCAACGCGACGAACATGGAGAGCGGACGCAAGTTCCGGTGCCAGAAGGACACGATCGGAAGGATTCGGGGTCTGTCCGACGCGCTGTGTCGTGAAGCGGGACTGAGCGTGCTTCCGGTCCCGGCGCGCGCGAGTGGCCGCAGTTTCGGCGACATCTACAACGTGCTGCGCGGCCAGAGCACTAAGCAGCTGCTGCGCATCGAGATCGACAAGGCGGCCGCGCGAGCGGGCACGTGGACGGAGTTCGAGCGCGCCCTGGAGCTGGCCGGAATCGAGACCAGGAGGCGAGGCGGCCAGAACGGCACGGTGTCGTTCCGTGAGGAGTCGATGGGCCGGCCGGTGCGTGACTGGAGACTCGGAGAGGCGTACAC
This genomic interval from Schaalia hyovaginalis contains the following:
- a CDS encoding plasmid mobilization protein, which codes for MAEQGAKRSREVFKGLWLSDAEWKRVERRMELAEARTFAEYARHALTEGKIVVRRVAFDPAPLRAELSRIGNNINQIARAVNTDDAVTVEQMRATRELLGQVQRAIDAATEAGAE
- a CDS encoding recombinase family protein, producing MTVVGYARVSTREQNPAAQEAELRAAGAERVFVDHGESSRAADRPQWLACRDYLRCGDTLVFRALDRLAGSEVMAIEIVHDLIGQGVSIRSLTEPALSIDTSSPMGQAIVGIMAVFAQLRVDTIRENTRRGLAYARAQGRVGGRPTVMGPERTDAALRMKAEGQSNAHIATVLGVSTSSVRRALVRAQSAPSSR
- a CDS encoding nucleotidyl transferase AbiEii/AbiGii toxin family protein translates to MSGDQEEQRRITRLALEAAGDDAGFALAGSGAIREHGLIDRPTEDVDLFTVQQAETRFGTSLDRIITALRAAGYTVETRRRQDTFAQLTIVSEQGRSTDMDLGVDWRAHPPVRLEVGPVLAIEDAVGNKVGALFSRAETRDYLDVDAIRRSGRYSDKELLNLARKADAGFDLGWFAQNLDNVERIQPEEVRVYGLTASQLDDVKTRTKAWAASIRGLARRERTRSGLHERIEREVERRRAERGDDESHRDGPVGRGSR
- a CDS encoding transcriptional regulator, giving the protein MAEVTATRVRFRDVKPYDAPVSLDELRGPYDGPIDLPHSVRWQADRLGVDVSNLGWRRMAYQALLAEGTTSEQRRLMNRDRLIETWPILNMDPRVRVLWEGRFPRLRVAV